The bacterium DNA window GCTGCCGGCGCAGGTGACGCAGCAACTGCTCGGCCTGCTTTCTGCGGAGGAGCTGAGCAAGACGCGCCAACTGCTCGGCTATCCCGAACAAAGCGTCGGCCGGCTGATGACGCCGGAATACGTCGCGATCCGGCCGGAGTGGACGATCGGCCGGGCGGTGGAACACATTCGCCACTACGGCAAGGATGCCGAAACCATCAACATGATCTACGTCGTTGACCATCACGGCAAGCTCATCGACGATTTGCGCCTGCGGAAACTGATTCTTGCCGATCCGTCGGAAGCAGTGGCCACCGTCATGGATTATCGCTACGTGGCGCTCTCGGCTTATGCCGACCGGGAGGCGGCGGCGAAGCTCATGCAAAAATACGATCGCGTCGCTCTGCCGGTGACGGATTCCGACGGCGTGCTCATCGGCATCGTCACGGTCGATGACATCATCGACGTGGTCGAGAAGGAAGCAACGGAAGATATACACAAAATGGCGGCGGTCGAAGCGCTCGATGAGCCTTATTTGCGCATCGGCTTCTTGCGCATGATAAAAAAACGCGCCGGATGGCTCACGGCCTTGTTTCTTGGCGAAATGCTGACGGCAACGGCCATGGGCTATTTCGAACACGAAATCGCTCGTGCCGTGGTGTTGGCGTTGTTCATTCCGCTCATCATCAGCAGCGGCGGCAATTCCGGCTCGCAAGCGGCCTCGCTCATCATCCGCGCCATGGCGCTGGAGGAAGTTCGACTGCGCCAGTGGTGGCGCGTGATGCGCCGTGAATTCTTCACCGGCCTTGCACTCGGTGCGATACTCGGCACGATAGCCTTCGTGCGCATCGTTTCCTGGCCGCGCCATGCCACCCTTTACGGGCCGCACTATTTGCTCGTGGCGGCAACCGTTGCCCTGAGCCTGGTCGGCGTTGTCACCTGGGGCTCGCTCACCGGCTCGATGCTGCCATTTGTCATGCGACGATTGGGCTTTGACCCGGCCGCGTCTTCCGCGCCGTTCGTCGCCACCCTGGTCGATGTCACCGGATTGGTGATATACTTTTCCCTCGCACTGGTTGTCTTGCACGGCACTTTGCTTTAGGCAAAGGCCATGCGGGCACAAAAAAGTCAATTGAGCAATGATGAATCTCCTTGAACTGACCTCTGCCGTTTGCGCCGGCTCCCTGTTGGCGGGATTCCTGGGGGCGCTCACCGGATTGGGCGGGGGTGTCGTGCTCATTCCCATGCTGACGCTGGGATTCGGCGTTGACATTCGCTACGCCATCGGCGCCTCGCTGATTTCCGTGATCGCCACCTCGTCGGGTGCCGCGGCGGCGTATGTGAAAGACGGCTTGTCGAATATTCGCGTCGGCATGTTCCTGGAGATCGCCACCACTTTCGGCGCGCTGCTGGGCGCTCACCTGGCCGCGGTATTGTCGGCGAACCTCATTGCCGTGATCTTTGGCGTCGTCTTGATATTTTCTGCTTACCTATCGCAACGCCCGCGCCGTCATGACCAAAGCCAAACACCGCCGGATCGCATCGCCACGTGGCTGAAGTTGAATGGCAGTTATCCCGGTCCGGAGCAATCGGTACGGTACAATGTCTATCATGTGCCGCAGGGATTCAGCCTGATGTTCATCGCCGGCACGCTCTCCGGTTTGCTCGGCATCGGCTCCGGCGCGGTGAAAGTGCTGGCAATGGACCAGGCGATGCGCCTACCGTTCAAAGTCTCCACCACGACGAGCAACTTCATGATCGGCGTCACGGCCGCGGCGAGTGCCGGTGTCTATCTCCAGCGCGGCTACCTCGAGCCGGGCCTGGCGATGCCGGTGATGCTCGGCGTCCTGGCCGGTTCGCTGCTGGGCGCGCGCGTGCTGGTTTATGCCCAAACCCGGTGGCTGCGCTTGCTGTTCAGCGCCATTGTTCTGGCGCTGGCGGTGCAAATGATCATCAAGGGAATTGGAGGACGCTTCTAAATGGAACAACTGAGGCAATCAGCCGGCGAGCACCGCATGGAGCAAATCATCGGCAATCTGCTGCGCACCGGCGTACTGCTGGCCGCTTTGGTGGCGCTGGCCGGCGCAGCCCTCTTTCTGTATCGCCATGGCACAGAGGTGCCGGACTACCATTTCTTTCAAGGCGAGCCCAAAGACTTGCGGACCGCCGACGGCATTCTGCACAACGCCATGCAGATCAGAGGCCGGGGGATCATTCTGGCGGGCATGTTGCTCCTGATTGCCACGCCCGTGTTTCGTGTGGTCTTTGCCCTGCTGGCCTTCTTGTGGCTCCACGACCGTTTGTACTCTTTGATCAGCCTCATCGTCCTGGCGGCGCTCCTCTTCAGCCTGTTCGGCATGTCGCTGTGAGCCGCCGGCGGGCAGCCGGAGGAGGTGCGGCGCAGCGTGGTGGTCCGCGGATCAGTATCAGGCCCGAAAGCGGAGCGGGCCGGACAAAGCAGTTTCACTATATCAGAAAGGGCTCAAACCTGGGAAAGGAGCCCACGCCATGCGATCATTTTGCTTTCATTCTTTCTTGACCGCGCTTTTGGTGTTAAGCACAACGTTGGTGCGCCGCGCGGAAGCCCAATACTTCGGCCAAAACCGCGTGCAGTATGAAAACTTCAAATTCGAAATTCTCCAGACCGACCATTTCGATGTTTATTTCTATCCCGAAGAAAGGGAAGCTGCGCAGCAGGCGGCGCGCATGGCCGAACGCTGGTACGCGCGGCACAAATTCATTTTGCAGCACGAGCTGAGCGGCCGCCAGCCCATTTTGCTTTACGCCAGCTCTCCCCAATTTCAGCAAACCAACGCCGTTAGCGGCGAAATCGGCGAGGGCACCGGCGGCGTCACCGAAGCGTTGCAGCGCCGCGTCGTGCTGCCGTTTGCCGGGCCGATTGCCGAGACCGATCACGTCATCGGCCATGAGCTGGTGCATGCGTTTCAATACGACATCACCGGCGTGAATACCGGCGGCAGGTTTCGCTCCGACGTTGGCCTGCAATTGCCGTTGTGGTTTATCGAAGGCATGGCGGAATTTCTGTCGCTCGGCCCTAATGACCCCAACACCGCGATGTGGATGCGCGATGCCGTCAAATCCGAAAAGCGGCTGCCATCATACCGGCAGCTCGACGATTCGCGCTTTTTTCCGTATCGCTACGGTCAGGCGCTGCTGGCTTATATCGCCGGGCGCTGGGGTGATGACAAAATCGACAACTTGCTGAAAGAGTCCGGCAAATCGGGAAACCTCGAGCGCGCCATTCGCCAGGTGCTGCATGTCGGGCCGGATACGTTGGCGAATGATTGGCACAAAGCGCTGCATGCGGCCTACGACCCGCTGCTGAAAACCACGGAAGCGCCGGAGAAATACGGTAAGCAGATCATCAGCAAGAAACGGGGCGGCAGCGAGCTTAACGTCGGCCCGGTGTTAAGTCCCGACGGCAAAAATGTGATCTTCTTTTCGGAAAAAGGCTTGTTCGCCATCGACCTGTTTCTCGCCGATGCGGAAACCGGCAAGATCAAGCGCAATATTCTGCGCGCCGAACGGAATCCGCATTTGGAGAGTCTGGAATTCATCAGCTCGGCCGGCGCTTGGGACGCAAACGGCGACCGCATTGCTTTTGCGCTCGTCACCAAAGGCCGGCCCGGCCTCGGCGTGCTCGACGTGAAAAAGGACAAAATCAGCCGCGAAATCCGCCTGCCGCAGCTCGGCGAAGTTTTCAATCCGACCTGGTCGCCGGAGGGGCGGCGCATTGCCTTTTCGGCTTTGGCCAACGGCATGAGCGATATTTTCATCTATGATCTGCAAGCCGACAGCTTGCAGCGCGTGACGAATGATCTTTATTCGGATTTGCATCCGGCGTGGTCACCGGACGGCAAGCAGATCGTCTTTGCCACCGATCGTTTCACTGCCGATCTCAACCTTTTGCGAGCAGGCAATTATCGCCTGGCGCTGTATGACGTGGCGACCGGCAACATTTCCCAAGTGCCCGGGTTCTCAGAAGGCAAGCACCTCAACCCGCAATGGTCGCCGGACGGCAAAAGTATCTACTTCATTTCGGACCAAAACGGCGTTTCGAATATCTATCGCGTCGAGCTGGCGAGCGGCAGTCTTTTTCGAGTGACCAATCTTTACACCGGCGTGAGCGGCATTACGCCCTCGAGTCCGGCACTTTCAGTGGCGCAGAAGACCAATCGACTTGCTTTCAGCGTGTTCGAGGACGGCAAATACAACATCTATACCGTGGACGCGCCGGAAGTGCTGGCCGGCAAGCCGGCAGCGCAATCTGCCGATGACGCCAACCCCGCGGAGTTGCCGCCCATGGCGCGCGTTGCCACCAAACTCGATTCGGTTCTGCACAATGCGACGATGGGATTATCCGATACGAGCACGGAGCGCGTGGTCAATTACAGTTCCAAGTTGCGGCTGGCCTATATTGGCCAGCCCACTTTGGCTGCCGGCTACGACAGTTACGGCGCGTTTTTGGGCGGCGGCATTTCATTTTTGTGGAGCGACATGCTCGGCAATCACACGCTCGGTTTGGTCACGCAGGCGCAGATCGATGGCGCGTTCAGAGATTTTGCCGGTCAGCTCGGATACACCAACACGACCCACCGGTTGAATTGGGGCGTGGTGCTGCAGCAGATTCCGTACATCATCAGCCAGAGCGGCGAGTTCTACGCGCCGGGCAACAATGGCGACGTGCTCGACGTGCAGGAAGAACTGCGCTCTCGCCAGCTCAATCAGGAAATCGCTGGTTTACTGGCCTATCCGCTCAGCCGGACGCAGCGGGTGGAATTTTCCGTGGGCATGCAGCGTATCAGTTTCTCCGAGCAGTTGCGCACGCGGGCATTTTCGTATGATGCCGGCCAAAAGGTCATCGACGACACGCACAAGCTGCCCGCGCCCAGTGCGCTTTATCTTGCCAACACCGACCTGGCACTGGTGTATGACTCCTCGGTGTTCGGCGCCACCAGTCCGCTGCTCGGGCAAAGTTATCGCCTCGATTTCTCTCCGACCATCGGCACGATCGCGATGAACACGCTGCTCGCGGATTATCGCCGCTATTTCATGCTGATCAAACCGATCACAGTCGCCGGCAGATTGCTGCATTTTGGCCGCTACGGCAAAGATGCGGAAGACGGCCGGCTCACGCCGCTGTTCCTCGGCTATCCCGGCTTGGTGCGCGGCTACGGCAGCAACTCTTTCAACACGAATGAATTTGTTGCCACCTCGGATACGACTTTTGACAGCCCGGTGTTTGATCGGCTCATCGGCTCGCGCCTGGCCATTGCCAATTTCGAAGTGCGCTTCCCCTTGCTCGGCTTGCTCCACTTGGGCCCGGGATTCTACGGCGTTTTTCCCATTGAAACCGGCGTGTTTTATGACGCGGGCTGGGCGTGGACGAGAAAGGACAAAGCCAGCTTCTTGGGCGGCGGTCGCGATGCGGTGCGGAGCTATGGCGCCACGGCCCGTCTCAATTTGTTGGGCTACGCCGTGGTGGAAGCTGATTACGTCAATCCGGTGGATCGACCGCAAAAAGGATGGTTTTGGCAGTTCAATTTTACCGCGGGGTTTTGATACACGCAGATTGGAAAGCTGCAGCCTGGCAAGGCAGGCCAAGCCAATCCCTTCGTTCATCCACCTTGCGGGATAACGGCACCCTCATCACTCAGGAGGCATGCACGATGGCGAACTATTGCTTTTTCGCACCGATCCTGCCCGGCGGATTGGAACAAATGAAGAAGTGGAATAAAGAGATGATCGTCAACAACCAGGAGCACGACGAGGTCTTCCTGGCGGCGGGGATTTCGCGTGAGCAAGTTTGGTTACAGCACACGCCGCAGGGAGATTTTGCAGTCGCCAGCTTCGAGGTCAAGGATCCGGCCAAAGCATTTCAAAGCCTGGCCACTTCGCAGAAGCCTTGGGCCGTCAAATTCCGTGAGTTTCTCAAAACGTCGCATGGCATTGACGTGACCCAGCCGGTGCCGCCCAATGCGTTGCTGGTCGACTGGCATGCAAAAGCCAAGTGATTGCCGCGCCACTGCCGGCAAACAACAACAACTCGTTCCTCCCGCTCACGCGGGAGGGATGGTTTTGCAATGGCCACTTGGTTTGCCCGGGCGAGTCAATGACACGATGGATTGCTTATGGGTTTACTTGATCAAATGGAGCAGAACTTTCGTGAAAAACTGAATAGCCTGCTCGCGTATTTCAGCCGGCAATCGCATATGAAGCTGCTCACCCTTGGTTATCTCATGGTGGCGGTGATTTTTGGCCTGGATTACGCGACCGGCGTCGAATTGACGTTCTCGATTTTCTATCTCATCCCGATCTTTTTTGTGGCGTGGTTTGTCGGGAAAGCGGCCGGCGCCGTGATTTCGTTGATGAGCGCGGCGGCCTGGCTGCTGGCCGACGTGCTGGCTTCGCCCTCCCATTTGCATCCAATCTTTTCGACCTGGAATACCCTCGGCATCTTCGGCTTCTTCCTGCTCTTCACTTTCCTGCTGGCGGGTTTGCAGGAGGCCGTGCAACGGGAAAAACGCATGGCGCGAAAAATCCAGCTCGGCCTGCTGCCCAGGCAGGTTCCACAAATTCCCGGCTATGAAATCGCCACGGCGTGGCAGCCGGCAGACACTGTTGCCGGAGATTATTTCGATGTCTTGCCGCTCAATGAACACGCCTTGGGGCTGTGCATCGCTGATGTCTCCGGCCACGGCCTGCCGGCGGCGCTGCTGATGTCGAATTTGCAAGCCGCCGTCAAGCTGCTCGCCGCTCACAACACAGACCCGGCCGCACTTTGCAAAAAACTGAACCGGCTGGTGTGCGGCAACGTCGCGGATGGTAACTTCATCACCTTTTTCTATGCCCTGCTCGACACCGAAAGCCGCAGCCTGGTTTATGTCAATGCCGGACACAATCAGCCCATTCTCTTGCATCGTGATGGCACTTGGACCCGCCTCGACCTGGGCGGAATACCGCTGGGATTGGAGGCAAATCGCCAATATCAAACCGGCGAAATCCGACTCGCCGCCGGCGACCGGTTGGTGCTGTTCACGGACGGCTTGATCGAATGCACCAGTTTCAAAGAGCAAGCATTCGGCGAGCAGCGATTGCTGCACCTGCTGCGCGAACACCGCCAGCTTGACGCCGCGGGCCTGAAGGAACGCGTGATTCGTGCCGCCGCCGAATTCTGCCAAAGCCGGTATTCGGATGATCTGACGCTGGTGGTGCTGGCAGTGGTGTGAAATGCTTAACGTGGCTGCAGTGAATGATGAAATCATGCAAAATCATCTCAAAGCGCGGTCCTGGACGATTGGGGTCGTCACCCTGGTCACGCTCGGCAGCGGTGTATTGAATCTTTATTCCGTCATCGGCCCCAGCCTGCCGGAGCGCACAGCCATCTTGATAAGAATTTTTCCGCTCGAATTTCTGCATCTCTCGCGTTTCTTAACCGTGCTCATCGGCTTCGCGTTGATCATCTCTTCGCTCAACGTTTACAAACGCAAGCAGCGCGCTTGGTGGAGTGTGCTGCTGCTGGCCAGCGCCGCGATCGTGTTTCACCTCACCAAGGGCCTCGACTACGAAGAAGCGACGCTGTCACTTGTACTCGTCGTGGCGTTGACGTTCGCGCGCAAGATTTTTACGGTGAGGAGCAGCATGCCCGATCTGCGCTGGGGCTTGTTGCGTTTTGGCATTGCCGTGATTGCGGCCTTCGCCTACGGCGTTCTGGGCTTTTGGCTATTAGAACCGCATGAATTCGGCATCAATTTCCACTGGAACGATGCCATCCATCGCACGCTCGAATATTTGTCGCTCAATCCCGATCCGCAACTTAAGCCGCACACGCATTATGCCCGCTGGTTTCTGGATTCGCTGCAATTGATCACGCTCACCGCCATGGGCTATTCACTGGTTGCCTTGTTCCGTCCGGTGCTTTATCGTTTTCGCACCGCGCCGCATGAACGCGAGCGCGCGGCGGAGATCGTGCGCGCGTATGGCCGTTCCTCGCTCGACTATTTCAAATCGTGGCCGGACAAATCGATTTTCTTCGGCGGATCACCGAACAGCTTCGTGGCCTATCGTGTCGGCGCCAATTTCGCGATCGCGCTCGGCGATCCCACCGGACCGGAAGCAGAGATGGAGCACACGATTCGTGCGTTCACGGAATTCTGCCAGGAGAATGATTGGCACCTGGCCTTTCATCAAACCTCACCGGATTTTTTATCGCTCTACCAGAAGCTCGGTTTTCGCAGACTCAAGATCGGCGACGATGCCATCGTGGATTTGACTGCGTTTTCGTTGGCGGGAAACGTCAGGAAGGAAATGCGCCAGGCCGTCAATCGGCTGGAAAAATCCGGCGTGCACGCCGTGCATTACGCGCCGCCGCTGGCGGATGAAATAATTGTCCAATTGCGGGAAGTTTCGGATGAATGGCTGCAGACGCCCGGCCGGCGCGAGCGGCGCTTCACCCTGGGGCTTTTTGAGCCAAATTATCTGCGTTCCACACCGGTGCTGGCGGCAGCGGACAAAGATGAAAAGATTCTCGCATTCGTCAATATCATTCCCTCCTTTGCGCGCGGCGAGAGCACCGTGGATTTGATGCGCCGGCGGGTACACGCACCGAACGGCGTCATGGATTATTTGTTTGTGAAAGTCTTTCAGCATGCCAAAGAACAAGGCTTCACGCGCTTCAATCTGGGCATGGCGCCCATGTCCGGCTTTCAAGAACGCGAGGAAGCCACGCCGGAAGAGCGCGCCATACATTATTTCTTCCAGCATTTGAATTTTCTGTTCAGCTACACCGGCTTGCGCCAATACAAAGCCAAGTTCGCCGACTTTTGGGAGCCGCGCTATGACGTGCTGCGCAGCCTGCTCGACTTGCCGAGACTGGGCGTGGCGCTCAGCAAAGTGGCGGAAATTGAGAATTGAGCAGGCAGTGAGTACAGAACATGCTGCCGGCTTATGTCGCGCGTCGCGCAAGGTCTTGCCATGAATCAGCCCGCCCTCGAATTGACCACCAGTCCCACTGCCGTGACCAAACGCGGGTCCCCATGGCTCAAACAAGCGTTGGGCTATTTCATCGCCGCAGTTTGCCTGGTGTGGGTCTTTCACGACATTCACGCCAGACGGCTTTGGCACAGCTTCACACACCTCAACTGGTGGTTGATTGGCGTTGCGATCTTCTTTGATATTTTGAGCTATTACTGCCAGGGTCTGCGGTGGGAGCTGCTGCTGCGCTCGCTCGGAAAAATTTCCTCCATGCGAACGACGCAGGCGATCTACGCCGGACTCTTCACAAACGAGATTGTGCCTTTGCGCGTCGGCGAACTGGTGCGTGCCTATTTGGTTTCGCGCTGGCTGCCGGCGGCGTTTGTATCCGTCATCCCGTCGATGGCTGTCGAGCGTTTATTTGACGGCGTCTGGTTGGCGCTCGCCATTGGCGTCGCGGCCTTCTTCGTGCCATTGCCCCACGATCTCCTCGCGGCCGAAGAAATCCTGGGCGTCCTCGTTTTGATGGCAATCAGTTTGTTCGTCTACCTGGTTTTCGGCAAACCTCGCGTGCGCAGTGAGAAAAAAATCTCCGCCTGGAAACCGCTGCGTACAATAACAAGATTCGTCGAACATTTAGCGAACGAGGTGCGCAGTATTGGCGCTTCGCGTTTCTCTTATGTCGCCATGCTGGTCTCGGCTTTCATTCTCGTTTTTCAGATCATCGCCTTCTGGCTGGTCATGCGGGCGTGCGGCCTGCAGTTGTCGTTTTGGGCGGGCGCGGTGGTGCTGCTCATCGTGCACATCGGCACCGCGATTCCCAACGCGCCTTCCAATATCGGCACCTATCAATTCTTCACCGTCGTCGGCCTGCAGCTCTTTGGCATTGATAAAACGCTGGCCACCGCTTTTTCGGTGGTGGTGTTCATCGTGTTGACGATCCCGCTGTGGCTGCTCGGCTTGCTCGCAATTAGCCAATCCGGAATGACTTTGGCGACGATTCGCGGCGAGATCGGCGGGATAATGAGCAAAACAAAAAATAGATTATCTGCGGACGAAAAATGAAACGCATTCTCCTGTTCATTGGCATTGCTTCTCTTCTGGCCAACCTCAGCCTCGCTCGCACGGAAGATTCCCTGCGTTTCGGCCGCTTCGGCAAAGTCTTTCTCTATCGCGAAAAGCCGCAGCCGGCGCACGTTGTGCTCTTCGTTTCCGGCGACGGCGGCTGGAATTTGGGCGTGATCGATATGGCGCAAGCGCTGGCGCATCTCGATGCGCTTGTTGTTGGCGTTGATATTACCCATTATCTCCGACAACTCGAAGGCGCCGATGACCAGTGCGCTTATCCCGCAGCGGATTTCGAAGCGCTCAGCCAGTTTGTGCAGAAGCAACTCGGCTACCCGCGCTACGTGACGCCGGTGTTGGTGGGATATTCTTCCGGCGCCACGCTGGTCTATGCAACGCTGGTGCAGGCGCCGTCCACCACTTTTGGCGGCGCCATCAGCCTTGGCTTCTGTCCGGACTTGCCGCTCAGCAAACCACTATGCAAAGGCAGTGGTTTGGAATGGCAGTCCGGTCGCAAAGGCAAAGGCTTCAGCTTTCTGCCGGCTGCCAATCTTGAGGTCCCCTGGATCGCTTTGCAGGGAACCAGCGACCAAGTCTGCAATTCCGACTCTACGGCAAAATACGTCAAGCAAGTCAAACAGGGTGAGCTTGTGATGCTGCCGAAGGTCGGGCATGGTTTTTCCGTGCAAAAGAATTGGATGCCCCAATTCAAGCAGGCATTCGCACGCCTCGCAATGAAAAGCGAAAGCGAGCCGGGGCCGCATGAACGAGCGCTGCAAGATTTGCCACTCATCGAGGTTCCGTGCGGCGGTGACGGCGGAAATCTCATGGCCCTTCATATCACCGGTGACGGCGGCTGGGGCGTGACGGACAAAGGATTGAGCAACACCCTGGCCGCACACGGCATTCCAGTGGTCGGGTTGAACTCACTTAAATACTTCTGGACGAAACGCACGCCGGAGGGAACAGCCAACGATGTGGAACGCCTGCTGCGCCATTATTTGTCCGCGTGGAAAAAGGAGAAATTGATACTCATCGGTTATTCCTTCGGCGCGGACGTGCTTCCTTTTGTGGTCAACCGGCTGCCGGACGAGTTGCGCGCCAAAGTGGAATTGCTCGTTTTTCTCGGACCGAGCGCAACAGCCCAGTTCGAGTTTCATCTCGCGAACTGGCTGGGGGACGCCGAGCCGCGCCCCCGTTTTATGGTGCAACCGGAGATCGAGAAGCTGCATAATATGAGAATGCTTTGTTTTTGCGGTGATGAAGAAAAAGACAGTCTTTGTCAGAAACTTGCGCCGCGTCTGGTGAAGACCGTGGTAAGAAAAGGCGGTCACCGCTTGGGCGGCAACTATGCGCCGGTGGCGGAGGAAATCTTGAGAGAGGTACAATAATATGAGAATCGCCTTTCCACCGTTCGTTGAAATTGCGCTGCGCACGGCAGTGATCTACCTCATCATTTTGACGGGCCTGCGCCTCACCGGCAAACGCGAGGTCGGGCAGATGATGCCGTTGGACCTCGCCATGCTCATCCTGCTGGCGAATGCGGTGCAAAACGCCATGACCGGGCCCGACACTTCGCTGCTCGGCGGAGTTGTGGCCGCCGCAACGCTTTTGGCCATGAATGCGGCGGCGACACGCGTGGCGTGGCGCAACCGCAAAATACGCCGCCTGGTTGAAGGCACGCCGACGCTGCTCATTCGCCACGGCGAGATGCTGCGCCAAAATCTCGCAAAAGAAAAGCTCACCAGCGACGACCTGCAGCAGGCGCTGCGTGAGCACGGCATTGCCAATGTCGCCGAGGTTTCGCTCGCGGTGCTCGAAATCGACGGCGCCATCAGCGTGCTCAGGAACGACGAGATGCCGGCGGTCGCGCGGCCGCATCATCGCATGCGGTTTCTGGATCGAAAAGCAGACTGATTCTCTGCAGGAACTTTTTGAAGGGATGATCGGGATGAATGCAGGCCGGTGTGATGATGAAAGCAGCTTGCAGCGGATTCTCCGCGCCTTGCGGCATCGCAATTATCGTCTCTTCCACGGCGGCCAAAGCGTCTCGTTGATCGGCACGCGGTTGACGCGCGTCGCCTCGAGCTGGCTGGTCTATCGTTTGATGGAATCGGCGCGGCGGGACTGCCGGGACTGGGCATCGCCGATGTTTTCCGGAAAAATTCGGCGCTTTGCCATGGGCGTGAAATGGGAAAAATCGAAATCGCGAGCCGCGTCGATTTCCACGAATTGCGGAATGAAGAAATTCAGCCCGTTGACTGGCTACCCGGCAGCAGAAGCACAAGCAATCCGGGAGACACGCAGAATGCCGGCGAAAACGCCAGCCGAACACGCCCGCGGGCATGCACGCGCATGAGCACGCTCACCAAAACCGTAATGAACAACCGCATCACCATCACACGAACGCCCAGTCTGTCTCCTTGTCCCCTGTCCCCTTGCTGGCAGAGCGGCGCAAAGGAATAAAGAACAAGTTGGAGGGCGAATGGGCCATCTTCGCAGAATGAAACCAAATCGTGTCAATCCTGTCCAGTTTTCTCAGGGCTTGCGCCGTCGCGTCGGAAGGCCTTTGGGACCGGCGGCGCTGCGCTTGGGCTTGGCGAGCACCGTCTTGCCAGGTGTGACTTGCTCGCTGGCCTTTCGAGAAGAAGTGACCTGCCGCGGCCTTGAAGGTGGCTGCTGAGCGGCATCCTCGACGAACTTTCTGAATGCGGTTTGCAGCAGCGTCACACTCTCGGTCAAGGATGCAATCGCCTTGCCCTGCTCTTTCACCATCTTGGTCAAAACTGCGATGATGTGATCATGATTGACCGCTTTCTTGTCCGCGCTGGTCACAAGATCGGGAGAGTCTTCGGCGACAAAGCCGAGATGCGGCGCCTTTCTGTCATCTGCCTTGAGGTTAAATTTGACCGGATTCAAATTCGCCAAAATGGCGGCTGCTTCCTCGTTAGAGAATTCTTCGATGTTTTCCTTCAATTCCCGCGTGCAGGCTGAAAGCAGGGCGCCGTAATACCTGATGCCGTCTGGCCAGTCGGCGGCATAGTTGAGGTGCAGTTCGCGCCTCAAATCCACCAGCGCACGGCCAGGTGAGAACCCAAGACTACCGCGGCGGGAGGAATGGCCCAACAGTAAATCAGCGGCACGAATGGTGGCAGTGAAGTTGTCTGCCACTTCCAGCTTTGCAAGCTGGCCGTAATTAAGGCTGCCGTTGGCAGCAATATTTCCGCCTGCGGAGATATTGCCATTAGCTGCAATATTACCGTTGACAGTGATGTTGCCGTTAGTCGTGAGTTCACCATGAAGGCCAAGGCTGCCACCTGCAGTACGAATGGTATTGGCAGTGATTTCGCCGCTGGCATGGAAGCTGCCATTGACCTCGAGGCGGTACGTCGGAGTACTGGTGCCGATGCCGACATTACCGTCATTGCGCACCGCCAAAAGACTATTTTGCGCCGCGTTGTTGATAAGCAGCGCCAGCTTGGACGCATCACTCGTCTCTCCCTGGATTCTCACGGTTTCTTGATTATTTTGGCGGGTCCCAAAGCCAAAATGCCCATCGCCATCGATACGCAATCGCTCTTTTCCTTTTGTTGCCATGGCGATGCTATTGGCATCAGGATAGTAAAAAACAGTTTTCAGAAGCTTTTCAAATTCAGCCATCGGACTGTTCCTTTCGCGGTGAATCTTTTACTGCAGCGGCAGCACGGTCACCGCCGGCGGCTCCGGCAGATTGAGACGGCTGAAATGCAGCGTGACCTCGACCCATTCCGGCAACGGGCTAGCGACGGCATAGAGCAGCCACCCCTCCACAAAAACCGGAATATCGGGCACCGTGCATACCGTCCCGGTTTTTCCTGCGGGCCATTGCGCATATCCGGCAAAACGGCCATAGCCTTCCACTTCACCAATGGGGCTCACCGTGAGTCCCGTTGCACGCAAAGAATCCAGTGGCGCCG harbors:
- a CDS encoding DUF1634 domain-containing protein produces the protein MEQLRQSAGEHRMEQIIGNLLRTGVLLAALVALAGAALFLYRHGTEVPDYHFFQGEPKDLRTADGILHNAMQIRGRGIILAGMLLLIATPVFRVVFALLAFLWLHDRLYSLISLIVLAALLFSLFGMSL
- a CDS encoding sulfite exporter TauE/SafE family protein, whose translation is MNLLELTSAVCAGSLLAGFLGALTGLGGGVVLIPMLTLGFGVDIRYAIGASLISVIATSSGAAAAYVKDGLSNIRVGMFLEIATTFGALLGAHLAAVLSANLIAVIFGVVLIFSAYLSQRPRRHDQSQTPPDRIATWLKLNGSYPGPEQSVRYNVYHVPQGFSLMFIAGTLSGLLGIGSGAVKVLAMDQAMRLPFKVSTTTSNFMIGVTAAASAGVYLQRGYLEPGLAMPVMLGVLAGSLLGARVLVYAQTRWLRLLFSAIVLALAVQMIIKGIGGRF
- a CDS encoding peptidase S9; this translates as MRSFCFHSFLTALLVLSTTLVRRAEAQYFGQNRVQYENFKFEILQTDHFDVYFYPEEREAAQQAARMAERWYARHKFILQHELSGRQPILLYASSPQFQQTNAVSGEIGEGTGGVTEALQRRVVLPFAGPIAETDHVIGHELVHAFQYDITGVNTGGRFRSDVGLQLPLWFIEGMAEFLSLGPNDPNTAMWMRDAVKSEKRLPSYRQLDDSRFFPYRYGQALLAYIAGRWGDDKIDNLLKESGKSGNLERAIRQVLHVGPDTLANDWHKALHAAYDPLLKTTEAPEKYGKQIISKKRGGSELNVGPVLSPDGKNVIFFSEKGLFAIDLFLADAETGKIKRNILRAERNPHLESLEFISSAGAWDANGDRIAFALVTKGRPGLGVLDVKKDKISREIRLPQLGEVFNPTWSPEGRRIAFSALANGMSDIFIYDLQADSLQRVTNDLYSDLHPAWSPDGKQIVFATDRFTADLNLLRAGNYRLALYDVATGNISQVPGFSEGKHLNPQWSPDGKSIYFISDQNGVSNIYRVELASGSLFRVTNLYTGVSGITPSSPALSVAQKTNRLAFSVFEDGKYNIYTVDAPEVLAGKPAAQSADDANPAELPPMARVATKLDSVLHNATMGLSDTSTERVVNYSSKLRLAYIGQPTLAAGYDSYGAFLGGGISFLWSDMLGNHTLGLVTQAQIDGAFRDFAGQLGYTNTTHRLNWGVVLQQIPYIISQSGEFYAPGNNGDVLDVQEELRSRQLNQEIAGLLAYPLSRTQRVEFSVGMQRISFSEQLRTRAFSYDAGQKVIDDTHKLPAPSALYLANTDLALVYDSSVFGATSPLLGQSYRLDFSPTIGTIAMNTLLADYRRYFMLIKPITVAGRLLHFGRYGKDAEDGRLTPLFLGYPGLVRGYGSNSFNTNEFVATSDTTFDSPVFDRLIGSRLAIANFEVRFPLLGLLHLGPGFYGVFPIETGVFYDAGWAWTRKDKASFLGGGRDAVRSYGATARLNLLGYAVVEADYVNPVDRPQKGWFWQFNFTAGF
- the mgtE gene encoding magnesium transporter; the protein is MLKELLGPDIDELLRNKDYTGLKDGMAEWEVPEAADLLLSLPEKEQPLLFRLLPRGRAAEVFAHLPLPEQHRLLQSLTTEHVRQLLEESAPDDRTKLFGELPAQVTQQLLGLLSAEELSKTRQLLGYPEQSVGRLMTPEYVAIRPEWTIGRAVEHIRHYGKDAETINMIYVVDHHGKLIDDLRLRKLILADPSEAVATVMDYRYVALSAYADREAAAKLMQKYDRVALPVTDSDGVLIGIVTVDDIIDVVEKEATEDIHKMAAVEALDEPYLRIGFLRMIKKRAGWLTALFLGEMLTATAMGYFEHEIARAVVLALFIPLIISSGGNSGSQAASLIIRAMALEEVRLRQWWRVMRREFFTGLALGAILGTIAFVRIVSWPRHATLYGPHYLLVAATVALSLVGVVTWGSLTGSMLPFVMRRLGFDPAASSAPFVATLVDVTGLVIYFSLALVVLHGTLL